The Mucilaginibacter yixingensis genome window below encodes:
- a CDS encoding heavy metal translocating P-type ATPase metal-binding domain-containing protein, producing the protein MAAKTLTLTTCYHCGNDCADEHLLLDDKDFCCNGCREVYRVLSKSGLDNYYAYNDHPGANRTAKETRWDYLLEPTIARDLVEYTDDQLTIVTFYIPHIHCSSCIWLLEQLNKFNPAIAYSRVDFLRKQVNIRFNNQDINLKQVVEVLNSIGYEPLISLQDVVKKQTLSQKDDLVRKIAVAGFCFGNVMLLSFPEYLGISSFEESFKVFFGWLNMAFAIPVFFYSGFGYLRSAWTSLKHRTLTIDFPLALGIIVLFVRSFIEVYTHAGSGFVDTLCGLTFFILVGKFVQRKTYYHLSFERDYRSFFPVAVQVIEEGGERPVPLADLQVGQRIRVRHQEIIPADAILLKGEAMIDFSFVTGESIAVNKTLGEVIYAGGRQTGGALELEVVKPVSQSYLTRLWNNEAFTRSQDQRIETFSQRVSKYFSVALLLVAFSALAYWMPTDTTRAWASFTAVLIIACPCALALSTPFTMSAALGIFDRNLFYLKNAAVVEQIAAIDTIVLDKTGTISLNSANTVQFSGFLNDDDKRLICSLCANSSHPLSQLISRNWVCAHPAFVSSYYEVPGRGILGEIENCEVKIGSARFVLDQDKDVNQSNNTEVHVKIAGHYRGYFSIQHHYRDGFADLKKLRQQYKLYLLSGDHGHERQALSDVFELPGTMYFEQTPQDKLDFISTLQTTSHKVMMLGDGLNDAGALKQADAGIAVTDNVNNFSPGSDAILDGRSLKKLPAFLKFSKDAVRVVYCSFGISLTYNAVGLSYAVTGRLSPLIAAILMPLSTVTIISFTSLATHLAAKTRKLL; encoded by the coding sequence ATGGCTGCCAAAACACTTACCCTAACCACCTGTTACCACTGCGGTAACGACTGTGCAGACGAGCACCTGCTGCTTGACGATAAAGACTTTTGCTGCAATGGCTGCCGCGAGGTTTACCGCGTTTTGTCTAAATCGGGCCTCGATAATTATTATGCTTATAATGATCACCCCGGCGCCAATCGTACAGCCAAAGAAACCCGGTGGGATTACCTGCTGGAGCCGACCATTGCGCGCGATCTGGTGGAGTATACTGATGATCAGCTAACCATTGTTACATTTTACATCCCGCACATCCATTGCTCATCGTGCATCTGGTTGCTGGAGCAATTGAACAAGTTTAATCCGGCTATCGCTTATAGTAGGGTAGATTTTCTGCGCAAGCAAGTCAACATCCGTTTTAATAACCAGGATATCAACCTCAAGCAGGTGGTAGAAGTGCTGAATAGTATTGGCTATGAACCGCTCATCAGCCTGCAGGATGTGGTGAAGAAGCAAACCCTTAGTCAAAAGGATGACCTGGTGCGCAAAATTGCCGTGGCCGGTTTTTGTTTTGGTAACGTAATGCTGCTCAGCTTTCCTGAGTACCTGGGTATCTCATCGTTTGAGGAATCTTTTAAGGTCTTTTTTGGCTGGCTTAATATGGCCTTTGCCATACCTGTGTTTTTTTACAGTGGTTTTGGCTATCTGCGCTCTGCGTGGACAAGTTTGAAACACCGTACACTTACCATAGATTTTCCGCTGGCACTGGGCATTATTGTGCTGTTTGTGCGTTCATTTATTGAGGTATATACCCATGCCGGTTCTGGTTTTGTTGATACACTTTGCGGACTAACGTTCTTCATCCTGGTGGGCAAGTTTGTGCAGCGCAAAACCTATTACCATTTATCGTTCGAGCGTGATTACCGTTCGTTTTTTCCGGTAGCGGTGCAGGTGATTGAAGAGGGAGGCGAACGCCCCGTTCCGCTGGCAGATTTGCAAGTAGGGCAGCGCATCCGTGTGCGTCATCAGGAAATTATTCCTGCTGATGCCATTTTGCTGAAGGGTGAGGCCATGATAGATTTTAGCTTTGTGACCGGCGAATCTATCGCCGTCAATAAAACTCTTGGCGAGGTGATCTATGCTGGCGGCCGCCAAACCGGTGGTGCGCTGGAATTGGAAGTTGTTAAACCTGTATCTCAAAGTTACCTGACCCGCTTGTGGAACAACGAGGCTTTTACCCGTAGTCAAGATCAGCGTATAGAAACCTTTAGTCAGCGCGTTAGCAAATACTTTAGTGTGGCTTTGTTGCTGGTAGCCTTTAGTGCATTGGCTTACTGGATGCCTACTGACACTACCCGCGCCTGGGCATCGTTCACAGCAGTGCTGATTATTGCCTGCCCTTGTGCGCTGGCGCTGAGCACGCCGTTTACTATGTCGGCAGCGTTAGGCATTTTTGACCGAAACCTATTTTACCTCAAAAATGCGGCAGTGGTAGAGCAAATAGCAGCTATTGATACCATTGTGTTGGATAAAACCGGAACCATCAGTCTTAACAGTGCCAACACGGTACAATTTAGCGGGTTTTTAAATGATGATGATAAACGATTGATCTGCTCTTTATGTGCCAACTCATCGCACCCTTTGAGCCAGCTGATTAGTCGCAATTGGGTGTGTGCACATCCGGCTTTTGTGAGTTCTTATTATGAAGTACCTGGCCGTGGTATCCTTGGTGAGATAGAAAACTGCGAAGTAAAAATAGGCAGTGCCCGTTTTGTGTTGGATCAGGATAAAGATGTCAATCAATCTAACAACACCGAAGTGCACGTAAAAATTGCTGGTCATTACCGCGGCTATTTCAGCATCCAGCATCATTACCGCGATGGCTTTGCCGATCTGAAAAAACTCAGGCAGCAATATAAGCTATACCTGCTCAGCGGCGATCATGGGCATGAGCGGCAAGCGCTATCCGACGTGTTTGAGCTGCCGGGAACCATGTACTTTGAACAAACTCCGCAAGATAAACTGGATTTTATCAGCACGCTGCAAACCACCAGCCACAAGGTAATGATGCTGGGCGATGGCTTGAACGATGCCGGTGCCCTGAAACAAGCCGATGCCGGCATAGCCGTGACGGATAACGTCAATAATTTCTCGCCCGGTAGTGATGCCATTTTGGATGGGCGGTCATTAAAAAAGCTGCCTGCGTTTCTTAAGTTTTCTAAGGATGCGGTGCGGGTGGTGTATTGTTCGTTCGGGATCTCGTTAACCTACAATGCGGTGGGTTTAAGTTACGCGGTAACCGGCAGACTCTCACCGTTAATTGCAGCCATTTTGATGCCTTTAAGCACGGTAACCATTATATCATTCACCAGTTTGGCCACACACCTGGCCGCCAAAACCCGAAAGTTGTTATGA
- a CDS encoding SpvB/TcaC N-terminal domain-containing protein, which produces MNPLFKSSTSQPQPSGPFQSNDKGADQNSAITGALPTVGLPTGGGAIKGIEEKFNVNAITGTSSMGIPIPFSPGRGGVAPSFALTYNSGAGNGAFGLGWQMDIPSISRKTENGLPTYQDALESDTFIISGSEDLVPLLEKQGGNWQKAVKQRTLNGVNYTITQYRPRTEGSFARIEKWQNNTTAEVYWRTITRDNLTAYYGLTDESRLSDPADASRVFEWHLSYLHDDKGNLTLLTYKKEDFAGAAGKMNETNRIDNCTQLYLKKIMYGNKQPYYNGDTLPAESDFLFKTVFDYGEHDPAVNIHQNIDTEIQPWACRKDPFSSYRSGFEVRTYRRCQRIMMFHCFDNELPLNPYLVRSLQLFYDETLALEGNTGTENGFSFLVKIRQNGHLWDADAGHYSTKYLPETELQYQQHEWNTTVQTVAPDQLAGAPVGIDDKSYLWVDLFNEGIGGILTEQNNAWYYKSNLGKGHFTPAEKLGVKPSFSGLGKSMALTELEGDGTKYLVQMDASLQGFFKLNEEDEWEPMQYFENNPNVNPSDPNLRFIDLTGDRRPDILQTEDDRLRWYHGLGEKGFGVSQTVAKAVDEEKGPAIVFADASQSIFLADMSGDGLTDIVRIRNGEICYWPNKGYGNFGAKVNMDNAPVFDHSDNFNPSYLRLADIDGSGTIDVIYLGKNNFRVWMNQNGNEWSAQPQVISSFPQLDNVADVAVFDFLGTGTASIVYSSAIASQPLQYIDLMGSKKPALLIGYKNNCGKEVAIEYRSSTQYYLDDKLAGIPWITKLPFPVHCISRITNRDLVRETVFINTYSYRHGYYDFTEKEFRGFARVEQNDTESFADFALNAAKNVVEADLHQPPVKAISWFHTGAYLMNEKLLHQCQSEYFKNPAFTEYEIPEPILPDNLSPDELHEALRACKGLTLRTEVYSADGSAQQDFPYNAAQTNIEIKLVQPRNGQQYASFLVVPSESISYSYERNPADPSIAQTFTLDTDELGNILQAASVVYPRLQRPTGADAIPDQVWTEQDKLHIVCNEALYTNDISTDDAHRLRAGYENRSYELNGLAQPATFFFKPNDLRTAVNTAAIVSFEDEFNGSLQKRLGMHARGYFYKDDLSGPLALGQLSAIGITHKSYQLAFTPGLVTQHYGTKVTDTMLQDAKYVHSEGDTNWWTQPGDRIFPANPQDSFYMPVGSRDVFGNESHVEWDAYHLLIHTSTNALNHVTTAQNDYRVLNTAIVTDINQNRTAVTTDELGMVIKSAVMGKQGAGEGDTLDDPTVKTEYNLFNWQTNGKPNYVHTYAREKHGAANPRWQESFSYADGSGGAIMTKTQTNPGIAKKWDEATKTVININANPRWMGNGRTIVNNKGNVVKRYEPYFSDNFNYETESDLVETGVTAINYYDAVGRNIRTDMPNGTFSKVEFDTWRSTAYDANDTVLESQWYADRGSPAPADPEPADPETRAAWLAASHANTPARNFNDAIGRTIHTMADHGNGKTSAVFVETDLIQRFSKLYDQLGRNISRGHVNLVKQAIYTVTAEKGESWVFTDVMGRMVKTWDNDLSEIDADYDQLHRPVSTYVTQSGNRTLFSHIVYGDLFADADATAKNLKGKAYQLYDQSGVVTVTGVDFKGNVTAANRQLATEYKQLVDWSPLHGLTDITAIQLAAAPFLETEVFESAAALDALSRPITVVLPDHSVIRPIYNEANFLASLDVQIHGVGSFVNFLAGQDYDAKGQRQFAAYGNGTVTNYFYDPLTFRLTNLITKLHQADADTDSIQDLFYTFDPVGNITQIRDDAQQTHFFQNAVVYPEARYQYDALYQLVQATGREHVSLSTDNQSDHSDFPFINQLPEANNTTAVRNYTEKYEYDDCGNIKLLKHIANNANWNRRYQYIYETDPTHLTNRLKATSLPGDANGVFSATYTHNLHGNLTSMPHLSAADSMQWNFLDQLTSVNLGGGGMAYYAYTVNGQRTRKVIERQGGLKVERIYLGAVEIYRERQGNNAPDLERYTLHISDNTGNIAQVDTKTIDVNHKDTVNQLNQNSIRYQLSNHMGSATLETDDAGHIISYEEYHPFGTSAYRVSKPGTDFSLKRYRFSGKERDDETGFYYFGARYYAAWLGRWTSSDPGGFVSGFNLFKYCSNSPVLFQDPNGKDDNPNSLVGATPETEYLRDPSRMAEARAYLERVFSARLRDQTKNMVIDRMHFVTQTRSWSVDSFHLVDRPTATGDGDGTGDGSGDSDGEGDGDGDGTGSGSGTGDTTGSGQGSGDGTTGTGDGSSTQQGDASATPADANSSQPPADNPTGGGESIAGPAGERFIWDYDFPNQGIPGSRRGQILEWMYGNDWRSNTANYDIETGTAVQQIKSTDAYGRVGQTVRDATRDADVAITANPTGTMGGKSAQAIIITPTDAPASVDADIAGAMARSRRTLNNPTLPPEQVRGLPGRWGAASRGLSVVGTGLSAYSLYRDIRAGDAPMATADTLTTAGGGLEIYAFTTSGATVAGVSAASAGMVLAGAGIAIGSGISAYREFKAGDNLGGTVDLIGVAAGIAIVAGVVFSAPALLIGGAIAALGVGLFHLGRWLLS; this is translated from the coding sequence ATGAACCCTCTATTTAAAAGCTCAACATCCCAACCTCAGCCATCTGGCCCTTTTCAAAGTAATGATAAAGGTGCAGACCAAAACAGTGCCATTACCGGCGCATTGCCCACTGTTGGTTTACCCACAGGCGGGGGCGCCATCAAAGGCATCGAAGAAAAATTTAACGTCAATGCCATTACAGGCACCTCGTCTATGGGTATCCCTATACCTTTTAGTCCCGGCCGGGGTGGCGTGGCGCCATCGTTCGCCTTAACCTATAACTCAGGCGCCGGTAATGGCGCATTTGGGTTGGGCTGGCAAATGGATATTCCGTCCATCTCGCGCAAAACGGAGAATGGCCTGCCTACCTACCAGGATGCGCTGGAAAGCGATACTTTTATTATTTCCGGCTCGGAAGACCTGGTACCGCTGCTGGAAAAGCAGGGCGGCAACTGGCAAAAAGCCGTAAAGCAAAGAACGCTGAACGGCGTAAATTACACCATTACGCAATACCGCCCCCGCACCGAGGGCAGCTTTGCCCGCATAGAAAAATGGCAAAACAATACCACCGCCGAAGTTTACTGGCGAACCATTACCCGCGATAACCTGACTGCCTATTATGGCCTGACAGATGAAAGTCGTCTGAGCGATCCGGCAGATGCCTCCCGCGTGTTTGAATGGCACTTGAGTTATTTGCATGACGATAAGGGGAACCTCACTTTATTAACCTACAAGAAAGAGGATTTTGCAGGCGCAGCCGGCAAAATGAACGAGACCAACCGCATTGATAATTGCACCCAGCTGTATCTTAAAAAGATAATGTATGGCAACAAGCAGCCATATTATAACGGCGATACTTTACCCGCCGAAAGTGACTTTTTATTTAAAACCGTATTTGATTACGGCGAGCACGACCCGGCTGTCAACATCCATCAAAATATCGATACCGAGATACAGCCCTGGGCCTGTAGAAAAGATCCGTTCTCGTCATACCGCTCCGGTTTTGAGGTACGCACCTATCGCCGTTGCCAGCGCATTATGATGTTTCATTGTTTTGATAACGAGTTGCCGCTAAATCCTTACCTGGTCAGATCATTACAGTTATTTTATGATGAAACGCTGGCACTGGAAGGTAACACGGGCACAGAAAACGGATTCTCCTTCCTGGTGAAAATAAGGCAAAACGGCCACCTGTGGGATGCCGATGCCGGGCACTACAGCACCAAGTATTTGCCCGAAACTGAATTACAGTATCAACAGCATGAGTGGAATACCACCGTCCAAACCGTAGCGCCAGACCAACTGGCCGGCGCACCTGTTGGTATTGATGATAAGAGTTACCTATGGGTTGATCTGTTTAACGAAGGCATTGGCGGTATACTTACCGAACAGAATAACGCCTGGTATTATAAATCAAACCTGGGTAAGGGACACTTTACACCGGCTGAAAAACTGGGGGTAAAACCATCATTCTCTGGCTTGGGTAAATCAATGGCCTTAACCGAACTGGAAGGCGACGGAACAAAATATCTGGTACAGATGGATGCCTCGCTTCAGGGATTTTTTAAACTGAACGAGGAGGATGAATGGGAGCCAATGCAGTATTTTGAAAACAACCCCAATGTAAATCCATCCGACCCCAACCTGAGATTTATTGACCTGACCGGCGACCGCCGTCCGGACATTTTGCAAACAGAGGACGATAGGCTACGCTGGTATCATGGTCTGGGCGAGAAAGGTTTCGGCGTATCGCAAACTGTTGCCAAAGCCGTTGACGAGGAAAAAGGCCCCGCCATTGTTTTTGCCGATGCCAGCCAAAGCATCTTCCTGGCCGATATGAGTGGCGACGGCCTGACCGATATTGTTCGCATCCGCAACGGCGAGATTTGTTACTGGCCCAACAAAGGCTATGGCAACTTCGGCGCAAAGGTGAATATGGACAATGCACCGGTGTTTGATCATTCGGACAATTTCAATCCTTCCTACCTGCGTCTGGCAGATATTGACGGTTCGGGGACCATAGATGTCATCTACCTGGGCAAAAACAATTTCAGGGTATGGATGAACCAGAACGGTAACGAATGGTCGGCCCAACCACAAGTGATCAGCAGTTTCCCGCAGTTGGATAACGTGGCCGATGTGGCTGTATTTGACTTTTTGGGCACCGGCACAGCATCCATCGTTTATTCATCAGCCATTGCCAGTCAGCCACTGCAGTACATTGACCTGATGGGCAGCAAAAAACCAGCCTTACTTATCGGCTACAAAAATAATTGCGGTAAAGAAGTAGCCATTGAGTATCGCTCGTCAACCCAATATTACCTGGATGATAAACTGGCCGGCATCCCCTGGATCACCAAACTACCGTTCCCGGTACATTGTATTTCACGCATCACCAACCGCGATCTGGTGCGCGAAACCGTGTTTATCAATACCTACAGCTACCGCCACGGGTATTATGATTTTACCGAAAAAGAGTTTCGCGGCTTTGCCCGGGTTGAACAAAACGACACCGAAAGCTTTGCCGATTTTGCACTCAACGCTGCCAAAAACGTGGTGGAAGCAGACCTGCATCAGCCGCCGGTTAAAGCCATCTCCTGGTTCCATACCGGTGCTTATTTAATGAATGAGAAACTGCTGCACCAATGCCAGTCAGAATATTTCAAAAACCCTGCATTTACCGAATATGAAATACCTGAGCCGATACTACCTGATAACTTATCGCCGGACGAACTGCATGAAGCCCTGCGCGCCTGCAAAGGCTTGACCCTACGCACAGAAGTTTACTCGGCAGATGGTTCGGCTCAACAGGATTTCCCCTACAACGCAGCCCAAACCAACATTGAAATTAAGCTGGTACAGCCCCGCAACGGCCAGCAATATGCGTCGTTCCTGGTGGTGCCTTCAGAAAGTATTTCTTACAGCTATGAGAGAAACCCGGCAGACCCGAGCATTGCCCAAACGTTTACATTAGATACCGATGAGTTGGGCAATATCCTTCAGGCAGCATCCGTAGTTTATCCGCGCCTGCAACGCCCTACCGGTGCCGATGCCATTCCAGATCAGGTATGGACTGAGCAGGATAAACTGCATATTGTTTGCAACGAGGCATTATACACTAACGATATTTCTACAGATGACGCGCATCGTTTACGGGCCGGTTATGAAAACCGTTCATACGAGCTGAATGGCCTGGCACAACCCGCAACTTTCTTTTTTAAGCCTAATGATCTGCGTACCGCAGTAAACACTGCCGCCATTGTTTCATTTGAAGATGAGTTTAATGGCTCGCTCCAAAAAAGGCTGGGCATGCATGCCAGGGGCTATTTTTATAAAGACGACCTAAGCGGCCCGCTGGCGCTGGGGCAGTTATCTGCCATTGGCATCACTCATAAATCCTATCAACTGGCGTTTACGCCGGGCTTGGTTACCCAACATTACGGCACCAAAGTGACCGATACCATGCTGCAGGACGCCAAATACGTGCACAGCGAAGGCGACACCAACTGGTGGACACAACCCGGCGACAGGATTTTTCCGGCAAACCCACAAGATAGCTTCTATATGCCGGTGGGCTCAAGAGATGTATTTGGCAATGAGAGCCATGTGGAGTGGGATGCCTATCATTTGCTTATCCATACCTCCACTAATGCGCTCAATCATGTCACCACTGCCCAGAATGATTACCGGGTTTTAAACACGGCCATAGTAACCGACATTAACCAAAACCGTACAGCTGTAACAACAGACGAGTTGGGGATGGTCATCAAATCGGCGGTAATGGGCAAGCAAGGCGCCGGTGAGGGCGATACGCTTGACGATCCTACCGTAAAAACCGAGTACAACCTGTTTAACTGGCAAACCAACGGCAAGCCCAACTACGTCCATACCTACGCCCGCGAAAAACATGGCGCCGCCAATCCCCGCTGGCAGGAAAGCTTTAGTTATGCCGATGGCAGCGGCGGCGCCATCATGACTAAAACGCAGACCAATCCCGGCATCGCTAAAAAGTGGGATGAGGCTACCAAAACGGTAATAAACATAAATGCCAACCCGCGCTGGATGGGCAACGGCCGCACCATTGTAAACAACAAGGGGAATGTGGTAAAAAGATACGAACCCTACTTCAGCGACAATTTTAACTATGAAACCGAAAGCGACCTGGTAGAAACCGGTGTTACCGCCATCAATTATTATGACGCCGTTGGCCGCAACATCCGCACGGATATGCCCAACGGAACCTTCTCAAAAGTGGAGTTTGATACCTGGAGAAGCACCGCTTATGATGCCAACGATACCGTACTGGAAAGCCAGTGGTATGCAGATCGTGGCAGCCCCGCCCCTGCTGATCCTGAGCCTGCCGACCCCGAAACCCGTGCCGCCTGGCTGGCTGCCTCACATGCCAACACCCCGGCCAGAAACTTTAACGATGCCATTGGTCGTACCATACATACCATGGCCGATCATGGCAATGGCAAAACCTCGGCCGTTTTTGTGGAGACTGATCTGATTCAGCGTTTTTCAAAACTGTATGATCAGTTGGGCCGCAACATCAGCCGGGGCCATGTTAATCTGGTTAAACAAGCCATCTATACGGTTACTGCAGAGAAGGGCGAAAGCTGGGTGTTTACCGATGTAATGGGCCGCATGGTGAAAACCTGGGACAATGATCTATCCGAAATTGATGCCGATTATGATCAGCTGCACAGGCCGGTAAGCACCTATGTAACCCAGAGTGGTAATCGCACGCTTTTCTCGCACATTGTTTACGGTGATCTTTTTGCCGATGCCGACGCTACTGCCAAAAACCTGAAGGGAAAAGCCTATCAGCTTTATGACCAGTCTGGCGTGGTAACTGTTACCGGCGTGGACTTTAAGGGTAATGTTACCGCAGCCAACCGGCAGCTGGCTACAGAATATAAACAACTGGTTGACTGGAGCCCCCTGCACGGCCTGACTGATATTACTGCCATCCAACTGGCTGCCGCACCGTTCCTGGAAACCGAGGTATTTGAATCAGCAGCAGCGCTGGATGCGCTGAGCCGGCCAATTACCGTAGTTTTGCCCGATCATTCGGTCATCCGCCCAATCTATAACGAAGCTAATTTTCTGGCTTCGCTGGATGTGCAGATACACGGGGTCGGCAGCTTTGTCAATTTCCTGGCCGGGCAAGATTATGATGCAAAAGGCCAACGACAGTTTGCGGCATATGGTAATGGTACGGTAACCAATTACTTTTATGATCCGCTTACGTTCCGCCTAACCAATCTCATCACCAAACTCCACCAGGCCGACGCAGATACCGATAGCATACAGGATCTGTTCTACACCTTTGACCCCGTGGGCAACATTACCCAGATCAGGGATGATGCACAGCAAACGCATTTCTTCCAAAACGCGGTAGTTTATCCTGAAGCCAGGTATCAATATGACGCCCTTTATCAACTGGTGCAAGCTACTGGTCGCGAGCATGTGAGCCTTTCTACAGACAATCAATCTGACCATTCAGACTTCCCCTTCATCAATCAATTGCCAGAGGCCAACAATACCACAGCCGTACGCAACTATACTGAAAAGTACGAGTATGATGATTGCGGCAATATCAAACTACTAAAACACATAGCCAACAACGCCAATTGGAACAGGCGTTACCAATACATCTATGAAACTGACCCTACCCATCTCACCAACCGCCTGAAAGCAACCAGTTTGCCTGGCGATGCCAATGGTGTTTTTTCTGCCACCTATACGCATAACCTGCATGGTAATCTTACATCGATGCCGCACCTCTCTGCAGCCGATAGTATGCAGTGGAATTTCCTTGATCAGCTCACATCAGTGAACCTGGGCGGCGGCGGCATGGCCTACTATGCTTACACCGTAAATGGCCAGCGCACACGTAAAGTAATTGAACGCCAGGGCGGTTTGAAGGTAGAACGCATTTACCTAGGTGCTGTAGAAATTTATCGCGAAAGACAAGGCAATAACGCGCCCGACCTGGAAAGATACACGCTCCACATCTCAGACAATACCGGCAACATTGCCCAGGTAGATACCAAAACCATCGACGTTAATCATAAAGATACCGTCAATCAGCTTAACCAGAATAGCATCCGTTACCAGCTGAGCAACCACATGGGTTCGGCCACGCTGGAAACCGATGATGCCGGTCATATTATTTCTTATGAAGAGTACCATCCTTTCGGCACCTCGGCCTACCGGGTATCAAAACCGGGGACTGATTTCAGCCTGAAACGCTATCGCTTTAGCGGTAAAGAGCGCGATGACGAAACCGGGTTCTACTACTTCGGCGCCAGGTATTATGCAGCCTGGCTGGGCCGGTGGACCAGCAGTGACCCGGGCGGGTTTGTAAGCGGGTTCAACCTGTTCAAATACTGCTCTAACAGTCCCGTCTTGTTTCAAGATCCTAACGGGAAAGATGATAACCCCAATAGCCTGGTAGGCGCAACACCAGAAACAGAGTACCTGCGCGATCCATCCAGAATGGCCGAAGCCAGGGCTTACCTGGAACGCGTATTCAGTGCCAGGCTGCGTGACCAGACCAAAAACATGGTGATAGACCGCATGCACTTTGTTACCCAAACACGCTCGTGGTCTGTAGATTCCTTCCATTTGGTTGACCGCCCGACCGCCACTGGCGATGGTGACGGCACCGGAGATGGCAGCGGCGATAGTGACGGCGAAGGGGACGGCGATGGAGATGGTACCGGTTCTGGTAGCGGCACAGGAGATACCACCGGCTCCGGTCAGGGCAGTGGTGATGGAACCACAGGTACTGGTGATGGGAGCAGCACACAGCAAGGCGATGCCAGCGCAACACCGGCCGATGCCAACAGCAGTCAGCCCCCTGCTGACAACCCAACCGGCGGCGGCGAAAGCATAGCAGGCCCGGCAGGCGAGCGGTTTATCTGGGATTATGACTTCCCTAACCAGGGCATTCCCGGTAGCCGTCGCGGCCAGATCCTGGAATGGATGTATGGTAACGACTGGCGCAGCAACACCGCCAATTAT
- the ccoS gene encoding cbb3-type cytochrome oxidase assembly protein CcoS codes for MSILYFLIGCSVLLALVFLCAFFWAQRDGQNDDLYTPSVRILLDDKPPAGEEK; via the coding sequence ATGAGCATTCTTTATTTCCTTATTGGGTGCAGCGTATTGCTGGCCCTGGTATTTCTGTGTGCATTTTTCTGGGCTCAGCGCGATGGGCAGAATGACGATCTGTACACCCCGTCGGTAAGAATACTGTTGGACGATAAGCCTCCGGCCGGAGAAGAAAAATGA